The DNA sequence atTTGGCATCAATTTAGTTCGAATAGCATCATCTTTTGGCATGTACTCCGTTATCTTAAGTATTTGAGCTTGATCAAACCTTAGCCTAATCAACTAATATACGAATTACAAGTCTTAATTTGGTGTAAATCAATTAactttttacataatttaaagtCTTGGGAAGCTCTCGTGCATTTTGACCCAATACAAAAATGCCTAACTTGCAACAgaaataatcacaaaaactataGAAAAAAAATGTCAAAGTACGTAGGCATACAAACAAAATCAAATCACCCCTCCAATTACATcactttaattaaattcatttgttttccctaaaaaatctcatttaatttgatcaaagtTACAATAAGTTTTATTTACTTAATATACTTCTCGCTTTATgtgcaaaattttattttatttttgaaaaatcttATTTACTTTTgcaaatttatataattaactattgcaaatttatataattaactaatcattgagttttattattaaCAAATTAGTTACAAAATTATAGCTTTTCCAAAACTAATATCCgggtctcaaaaaaaaaaaaactattatccgaaataaatgaaaaattgaaCTTACTATTTGACTGAGTACttttgtctttttctttggCAGGCATTATTAACTAATTAGTTACAAAATTAAAGCTTTTCAAAAACAAACATccgaagaaaaagaaaagtttgACCGAGtagttttttcttttatattttatattttacatcTTTTATCTTTTACTATATATTCTATAAATGAAACTCTTCTTTCTCACTTTTGTACCTTACTTCAGATCTAATCTCTCTTTCTTCACATTAAATCTCACCGCCGATTAAGGATGATGGCCAGAAGAGCTGTTGTTTCTGCAATTGATCTCATTCATCGAAGAGGATTTCTCAATCCATGGTCGCAGCATCAATCGGGTATTCTCTCTCCtctgttctctctcttctcttccgaGGCTTTTCAACCTAAGCGGTCTAGAATCGATTTCAGTTGTGTTAAAGAAGTAGACGATGTTAttcaattgtttcaaaaaataaagagtATGCGGCAAGAGCCTTCTGTTCGCATGTATAACAATCTTTTGAGTGTTACTGCAAAGATTGAGCAGTATGGTTTTGCCCTTTATgtgttcgatgaaatgcttAGGATGGGTGTCCCAGTTAATAATTACACAAGGAATATTGCTGTCAACTGTTGTTGTCTCTTGAAAGATATATACTCAGCTTTTTCTATAATGGGATTCTTTCTCAAGAGAGGTTACGAACCAAATGTAGTGACTCTCAGCACTCTCATAAAAGGGTTATTCTTAGTTAATAAGGAGGTTGAAGCCGTGAAACTGTTCGAAAAGATTTTGGATTTAAAACTTTGCGAGCCAGATGGTATTATGATTCTGCATGTGACTGATGGGCTATGCAAAGCTGGACAGGTCGTTGAAGCCCATGATTGGCTTCATAGATTAGAAAGTAGTGGATGGAGTCCCGATGTATACGCTTACAATGCACTAATTGATGGATTTTGCAAGAGTGGAATGGTGGACAATGCCTTCAAGGTTCTATCCAAAATGGTTGGGAATGGTATTTTACCTGACGTTGTCACTTATAGTTCCATTATTAATGCATACTGTAAGGAAGAAAAGATGGAAGAGGCTGAGAATATGTTGGAAATTATGATGCAACAACATATTTGTCCTAATGTCTTCACTTATTCTTCGCTTATTAAAGGGCTGTGCCTGAAGGGTGAAATCGAAAGAGCGAAACAGTTACTTGATTCCATGGTAGAGAGAGGCCTTAAACCCAATATTATTAACTATAGCACCTTGCTAAATGGATATTCCAAGAAAGGAAGCTTGGTTGAAGCATGGcttatttttcttgaaattcgCGATAAAGGTCTCAAGCATAATGTGCAAACTTATAGTACATTATTGGATGGGTTGTTGAAGCGTGGGATGGTTGATGAAGCTCTGCTTCTGCTGTCCGAGATGGTGGAGAAGGGTATCTCGCCTAATGTTGTCACATGCAGCATATTGATAGATGGATATTGCTCGCTTGGCGAGATGGTTAGAGCTAGACAGCTCTTCGATTCAATGCCAAAGAGGGGAATCAAGCACAATATATTCACCTATTGTATCTTGATTAAGGGATACTGCAAGGCGGGAAACCTTGATGAAGGGTG is a window from the Salvia miltiorrhiza cultivar Shanhuang (shh) unplaced genomic scaffold, IMPLAD_Smil_shh original_scaffold_419_1, whole genome shotgun sequence genome containing:
- the LOC131004566 gene encoding pentatricopeptide repeat-containing protein At1g62914, mitochondrial-like isoform X3: MMARRAVVSAIDLIHRRGFLNPWSQHQSGILSPLFSLFSSEAFQPKRSRIDFSCVKEVDDVIQLFQKIKSMRQEPSVRMYNNLLSVTAKIEQYGFALYVFDEMLRMGVPVNNYTRNIAVNCCCLLKDIYSAFSIMGFFLKRGYEPNVVTLSTLIKGLFLVNKEVEAVKLFEKILDLKLCEPDGIMILHVTDGLCKAGQVVEAHDWLHRLESSGWSPDVYAYNALIDGFCKSGMVDNAFKVLSKMVGNGILPDVVTYSSIINAYCKEEKMEEAENMLEIMMQQHICPNVFTYSSLIKGLCLKGEIERAKQLLDSMVERGLKPNIINYSTLLNGYSKKGSLVEAWLIFLEIRDKGLKHNVQTYSTLLDGLLKRGMVDEALLLLSEMVEKGISPNVVTCSILIDGYCSLGEMVRARQLFDSMPKRGIKHNIFTYCILIKGYCKAGNLDEGWRFFDEISRVGLKHSTVSYTTMMHGLICLSSFSDGWKLFQDMEAQNLHPNLYTYTILLDGLCRIRRINEALTFFRLMEAKGMNPDIVTYGALINGLCKGRRLDEAIRLFNHLPSKGLNPNVQIYNMMLDSLYHEGREGEARRLMEEMDRSGCAPDGVTFNIIVWNLVKSKRVHEAIPFLEEMCRRGFVVNSEIIYALRDELRIREGKDEKLQEIVKKVCAQN
- the LOC131004566 gene encoding pentatricopeptide repeat-containing protein At1g62914, mitochondrial-like isoform X1, with product MMARRAVVSAIDLIHRRGFLNPWSQHQSGILSPLFSLFSSEAFQPKRSRIDFSCVKEVDDVIQLFQKIKSMRQEPSVRMYNNLLSVTAKIEQYGFALYVFDEMLRMGVPVNNYTRNIAVNCCCLLKDIYSAFSIMGFFLKRGYEPNVVTLSTLIKGLFLVNKEVEAVKLFEKILDLKLCEPDGIMILHVTDGLCKAGQVVEAHDWLHRLESSGWSPDVYAYNALIDGFCKSGMVDNAFKVLSKMVGNGILPDVVTYSSIINAYCKEEKMEEAENMLEIMMQQHICPNVFTYSSLIKGLCLKGEIERAKQLLDSMVERGLKPNIINYSTLLNGYSKKGSLVEAWLIFLEIRDKGLKHNVQTYSTLLDGLLKRGMVDEALLLLSEMVEKGISPNVVTCSILIDGYCSLGEMVRARQLFDSMPKRGIKHNIFTYCILIKGYCKAGNLDEGWRFFDEISRVGLKHSTVSYTTMMHGLICLSSFSDGWKLFQDMEAQNLHPNLYTYTILLDGLCRIRRINEALTFFRLMEAKGMNPDIVTYGALINGLCKGRRLDEAIRLFNHLPSKGLNPNVQIYNMMLDSLYHEGREGEARRLMEEMDRSGCAPDGVTFNIIVWNLVKSKRVHEAIPFLEEMCRRGFVVNSEIIYALRDELRIREGKLRLRRSLCVRATLVSHGNSAGSTGTSSWLRYAAPSPQAQMRSATKLLGKESDAALAVRLRGFHIVGRIVLLQHSGRCLI
- the LOC131004566 gene encoding pentatricopeptide repeat-containing protein At1g62914, mitochondrial-like isoform X2; translation: MMARRAVVSAIDLIHRRGFLNPWSQHQSGILSPLFSLFSSEAFQPKRSRIDFSCVKEVDDVIQLFQKIKSMRQEPSVRMYNNLLSVTAKIEQYGFALYVFDEMLRMGVPVNNYTRNIAVNCCCLLKDIYSAFSIMGFFLKRGYEPNVVTLSTLIKGLFLVNKEVEAVKLFEKILDLKLCEPDGIMILHVTDGLCKAGQVVEAHDWLHRLESSGWSPDVYAYNALIDGFCKSGMVDNAFKVLSKMVGNGILPDVVTYSSIINAYCKEEKMEEAENMLEIMMQQHICPNVFTYSSLIKGLCLKGEIERAKQLLDSMVERGLKPNIINYSTLLNGYSKKGSLVEAWLIFLEIRDKGLKHNVQTYSTLLDGLLKRGMVDEALLLLSEMVEKGISPNVVTCSILIDGYCSLGEMVRARQLFDSMPKRGIKHNIFTYCILIKGYCKAGNLDEGWRFFDEISRVGLKHSTVSYTTMMHGLICLSSFSDGWKLFQDMEAQNLHPNLYTYTILLDGLCRIRRINEALTFFRLMEAKGMNPDIVTYGALINGLCKGRRLDEAIRLFNHLPSKGLNPNVQIYNMMLDSLYHEGREGEARRLMEEMDRSGCAPDGVTFNIIVWNLVKSKRVHEAIPFLEEMCRRGFVVNSEIIYALRDELRIREGKLRLRRSLCVRATLVSHGNSAGSTGTSSWLRYAAPSPQAQMRSATKLLGQAYEDVDIRV